The Hyalangium ruber genome includes a window with the following:
- a CDS encoding DUF2339 domain-containing protein — protein MSAEDADQELRERVRQLEAHVASLESRLQRLETQPPVAAPPPVPSEPVVQAPSPARADLESHLGTYWLSRVGIVALITGIAYLITSRFGQLGVLARVGLGYLLSAGLGAFGLWLARRHQLFGRIVFGGGLALAYFVTYALHFIPSVRVIDSQALALVLLAAFVVAIVVIAQRMHSETVAGIALFLGLHTGMLSDITAFTLLSTSMLAAGALFFLVKNRWVIVPLSSLVAVYTTHIFWAMRTGVAPEAPDPDRLLLSLGFLTLYFLLFSVALLVHPRELSAKACLAFALLNWVGWMWLGSNELSRHAEPRLFTFLGLTALAHGAAAAVARWRQAPALLVHAYLCLGALSLALALPTRYSESALAVAWLVTGALMGLLARGASSPMLRWVGVGTLFAGLARAVFLTPEHSLLFALGFACFLLVERSGEVPLPGMPSPEVLQRQGLVRLLCAGGAGLSLVWLVAAWMPAGLATLGWVVAAFAMFGVGFAVRERRYRHVGLLLLALSLGRLLIVDMARLPTDQRVITFILLGVILLIISYTYTRLRDRKG, from the coding sequence GTGAGCGCCGAGGATGCGGATCAGGAACTGCGCGAACGGGTGCGCCAACTGGAGGCGCACGTCGCGTCGCTCGAGTCCCGGCTCCAGCGGCTGGAGACGCAGCCGCCCGTCGCGGCCCCCCCACCCGTGCCCTCGGAGCCGGTGGTACAGGCCCCGTCTCCGGCGCGCGCGGATCTGGAGTCACACCTCGGCACGTACTGGCTGAGCCGGGTGGGCATCGTCGCGCTGATCACCGGCATCGCGTACCTCATCACCTCGCGCTTCGGGCAACTGGGCGTGCTGGCGCGCGTGGGGCTGGGTTACCTGTTGAGCGCGGGCCTGGGCGCGTTCGGGCTGTGGCTGGCGCGGCGCCATCAGCTCTTCGGGCGCATCGTCTTCGGCGGTGGGCTGGCGCTGGCCTACTTCGTCACCTACGCGCTGCACTTCATCCCCTCGGTGCGCGTCATCGACAGCCAGGCGCTCGCGCTGGTGCTGCTGGCGGCGTTCGTCGTGGCCATCGTCGTCATCGCCCAGCGGATGCACTCGGAGACGGTGGCCGGCATCGCCCTGTTCCTCGGGCTGCACACGGGGATGCTCAGCGACATCACCGCCTTCACCCTGCTGTCCACGTCGATGCTGGCGGCCGGCGCGCTCTTCTTCCTGGTGAAGAACCGCTGGGTCATCGTCCCCCTGTCGAGCCTCGTCGCCGTCTACACCACGCACATCTTCTGGGCGATGCGCACCGGTGTGGCCCCCGAGGCCCCCGACCCGGACCGGCTCCTGCTCAGCCTGGGCTTCCTCACCCTCTACTTCCTGCTCTTCTCGGTGGCGCTGCTGGTCCATCCCCGCGAGCTGTCGGCCAAGGCCTGCCTGGCGTTCGCGCTCCTCAACTGGGTGGGGTGGATGTGGCTCGGGAGCAATGAACTCTCCCGCCACGCCGAACCCCGCCTCTTCACCTTCCTGGGATTGACGGCGCTGGCCCATGGCGCCGCGGCCGCGGTGGCCCGGTGGCGGCAGGCTCCCGCCCTCCTCGTCCACGCCTACCTCTGTCTGGGCGCGCTCTCACTCGCCCTGGCCCTGCCCACCCGCTACAGCGAAAGCGCGCTGGCCGTGGCCTGGCTGGTGACCGGCGCCCTCATGGGGCTGCTGGCCCGAGGCGCCTCCTCGCCCATGCTGCGCTGGGTGGGCGTGGGTACCCTCTTCGCGGGGCTGGCTCGGGCCGTGTTCCTCACGCCCGAGCACTCGCTGCTCTTCGCGCTCGGCTTCGCCTGCTTCCTGCTCGTCGAACGCTCGGGGGAAGTCCCTCTGCCCGGGATGCCCTCCCCCGAGGTGCTCCAGCGCCAGGGCCTGGTACGCCTGCTCTGCGCGGGCGGGGCAGGGCTCTCCCTGGTGTGGCTCGTGGCCGCGTGGATGCCGGCGGGGCTCGCCACACTCGGCTGGGTGGTGGCCGCCTTCGCCATGTTCGGCGTGGGCTTCGCCGTGCGAGAGCGCAGGTACCGGCACGTGGGCCTGTTGCTGCTGGCCCTGTCGCTCGGTCGGCTGCTCATCGTGGACATGGCGCGACTGCCCACGGATCAACGCGTCATCACCTTCATCCTCCTCGGCGTCATCCTGCTGATCATCTCGTACACGTACACCCGGCTGCGGGACCGCAAAGGATAA
- a CDS encoding PAS domain-containing sensor histidine kinase, whose protein sequence is MSPRPPVAPLQEFIERLLLIDRALQVPVGDSNKHEFIERLLVTVDTAPVLLSYIDASERYRFCNQAYERWFGGSRERTLGRTMREVLGEAAYEQIRAEVHSALSGKHAQFERVVPYDSGGTRTVLADYLPHVLPDGRVAGFVAMVSDVSEQRRCEATARMAQALRESEERLRLALWASELGIWDYEPIKDNARWDERCRELLGVLPEEPLTRDTFLRYIHPEDQARVEAAMQAAFDPDQGGCLQLEYRVAPRHSKAERWLQVHGKMVFEARRPSRFTGTLRDITQSRLARVRVDRLYAVSSALSQALLPDEVARVVVSQGALALEAASASLVLVSEDGTAFELRAAHGFPTDSLESLQRFPIDTPVMYREAYRSARPVFYESLEHLLRDYPVLRDSPALVGRSFAALPLRVDERVIGAFGFTFAYERAFTPEDMQFMESLGQQCAMALERSRLYAAERKARAEAEQLRDRLAAERSLLTAVMDQLPVGVVIAEPGGRLLRGNAAMENVWGHAFRPSASIPQYSEYQGYHPDGRPYLPEEWPLSRSLLHGETVLREPVTAVHENGERRQIDLSSTLVRDAEGRPVAGVVVSTDVTQHQRMKEALQREAEVREKLLGIVSHDLRNPLQAIFASSQLLLRAEALTPSQQKKAERIQTSVRRMDRLIRDLLDFARARGEGSLPIQRRRASLEDACRPILEELQAAHPGRSLLLETRGDMEGEWDVERLAQLVGNLVTNALKHGAAEAPIQLRVDGEGPQVVLEVANQGRPIPTELLPRVFEPFTRASTGGDALKGVGLGLFIVHEIVAAHGGNISVNSTAEAGTVFRVVLPRRLAAA, encoded by the coding sequence ATGTCTCCCCGTCCGCCCGTTGCCCCGCTTCAGGAGTTCATCGAGAGACTGCTGCTCATCGACCGAGCGCTCCAGGTGCCTGTCGGTGATTCCAACAAGCATGAGTTCATCGAGCGGCTGCTGGTGACGGTGGACACCGCGCCCGTCCTGCTCTCCTATATTGACGCTTCCGAGCGCTACCGCTTCTGCAACCAGGCGTATGAGCGCTGGTTCGGAGGGTCCCGCGAGCGCACCCTCGGCCGTACCATGCGCGAGGTGCTCGGCGAGGCCGCGTATGAGCAGATACGCGCCGAGGTCCACTCGGCGCTCAGTGGCAAGCACGCCCAGTTCGAGCGCGTCGTTCCCTATGACTCCGGTGGCACCCGCACAGTGCTGGCGGACTACCTGCCGCACGTCCTGCCGGATGGGCGCGTCGCCGGGTTCGTGGCGATGGTGAGCGACGTCTCCGAGCAACGGCGCTGCGAGGCCACCGCGCGGATGGCGCAGGCGCTGCGCGAGAGCGAGGAGCGGCTGCGCCTGGCGCTCTGGGCCAGTGAGCTGGGCATCTGGGACTACGAGCCGATCAAGGACAACGCGCGGTGGGATGAGCGGTGCCGAGAGCTGCTCGGGGTGCTGCCCGAGGAGCCCCTCACGCGCGACACCTTCTTGCGGTACATCCACCCCGAGGACCAGGCCCGCGTGGAGGCGGCGATGCAGGCGGCGTTCGACCCGGACCAGGGCGGCTGCCTTCAGCTCGAGTACCGCGTGGCCCCTCGCCACTCCAAGGCGGAGCGGTGGCTCCAGGTACACGGCAAGATGGTCTTCGAGGCGCGGCGGCCCTCCCGCTTCACGGGCACGCTGCGCGACATCACCCAGTCCCGGCTCGCCCGCGTGCGCGTGGACCGGCTATACGCCGTGTCCTCCGCCCTGTCACAGGCGCTGCTGCCCGACGAGGTGGCGCGCGTGGTGGTGAGCCAGGGCGCCCTGGCGCTCGAGGCCGCCTCGGCCTCGCTGGTGCTGGTGAGCGAGGACGGCACCGCCTTCGAGCTGCGCGCCGCGCATGGCTTTCCAACGGACTCGCTGGAGTCCTTACAGCGCTTCCCCATCGACACGCCGGTCATGTACCGCGAGGCCTACCGGAGCGCCCGGCCCGTCTTCTACGAGTCCCTGGAGCACCTCCTGCGCGACTACCCGGTGCTGAGGGACTCGCCCGCCCTGGTGGGCCGCTCCTTCGCGGCGCTGCCGCTGCGCGTGGATGAGCGTGTCATCGGTGCCTTTGGCTTCACCTTCGCTTACGAGCGGGCCTTCACCCCCGAGGACATGCAGTTCATGGAGTCGCTGGGGCAGCAGTGCGCCATGGCGCTGGAGCGCTCGCGCCTGTACGCGGCCGAACGCAAGGCGCGCGCCGAGGCCGAGCAGCTCCGGGACCGGCTGGCCGCCGAGCGCAGCCTGCTCACGGCGGTGATGGATCAACTCCCCGTCGGCGTCGTCATCGCCGAGCCCGGGGGCCGGCTCCTCCGGGGCAACGCGGCGATGGAGAACGTCTGGGGCCACGCCTTCCGGCCCTCGGCGAGCATCCCTCAGTATTCCGAATACCAGGGCTACCACCCGGACGGGCGGCCCTATCTTCCCGAGGAGTGGCCCCTGTCGCGCTCCCTGCTCCATGGGGAGACGGTGCTGCGGGAGCCGGTCACCGCCGTTCATGAGAATGGAGAGCGCCGGCAGATCGATCTGAGCTCCACCCTGGTGCGAGATGCCGAGGGCCGCCCGGTGGCCGGCGTGGTGGTGTCCACCGACGTCACTCAGCATCAGCGGATGAAGGAGGCCCTGCAGCGCGAGGCGGAGGTGCGCGAGAAGCTGCTGGGCATCGTCAGCCACGACCTGCGCAACCCCCTGCAGGCCATCTTTGCCTCCAGCCAGCTGCTGCTGCGCGCGGAGGCGCTCACGCCCTCGCAACAGAAGAAGGCGGAGCGTATCCAGACGAGCGTGCGGCGGATGGACCGCCTCATCCGCGACCTGCTGGACTTCGCGCGGGCGCGCGGCGAAGGCAGTCTTCCCATCCAGCGTCGGCGCGCGAGCCTGGAGGACGCGTGCCGCCCCATCCTCGAGGAGCTACAGGCCGCGCACCCGGGGCGCTCGCTGCTCCTGGAGACACGGGGCGATATGGAGGGGGAATGGGACGTGGAGCGGCTGGCGCAGCTGGTGGGCAACCTGGTGACCAATGCCCTGAAGCACGGCGCCGCCGAGGCTCCCATTCAGCTCCGGGTGGATGGCGAGGGCCCTCAGGTCGTGCTCGAGGTGGCCAACCAGGGTCGCCCCATCCCCACCGAGCTGCTGCCGCGTGTCTTCGAGCCCTTCACGCGCGCCAGCACCGGGGGTGACGCGCTCAAGGGCGTGGGACTCGGCCTGTTCATCGTGCATGAGATTGTCGCCGCGCACGGGGGCAACATCTCGGTGAACTCCACGGCCGAGGCAGGCACGGTGTTCCGGGTGGTGCTGCCTCGGCGGCTCGCGGCGGCTTGA
- a CDS encoding serine/threonine protein kinase: MTMDAFHPDHLKPGDMVGPWRVVESLGSGGFGHVFKVERDGAFFTLKMAVRPAPDLPQDTPEKTLEERQVDGRLRHEGAILMANASLPGLPHLRSVDRWPHLTKGYLYIVTDFVLGESFQEWRERIRPTAAQLVDVVIAVVRVVAGLHAHGVLIRDFKSEHVIVDSEDRQPVVVDMGSAYLPGASTLTVGLAPGTPHALPPECIAFIREESWKQGERFAANKAGDLYQLGVFLYEALTECWPFDPRMPAAELLTTIETTIPRAPHRLNPKVPEALSRITLKLLEKQPEDRYASAEALLQALWDAAKERSRPEWKAPLRLSADGPAPTTQDELEERRLQQQHFERRAREVKQQKQEELSREQALERYSAAFQELEAVVLEAEEKAALRKKRWRRIALAAGLLLLGLCLFAAGWVWLTSAPTSHAASEKGSSHVSTLSNSRPVRVVAAWLCTTFSVSCTAAQVRPLPEDCPQEAVQRMEEMSLFKNNYSVILDINQPGKQQQEGIYHPGSIVSRVVKYSWTGPLPEGTLLYGQLWTEGLTKEGQEAVLGRYTEALLPDGRRVPVCFILGDVTGLTIKNPGSKPGEARLPREWSAWAVRRWP, translated from the coding sequence ATGACGATGGACGCGTTTCACCCTGATCACCTCAAGCCGGGGGATATGGTGGGCCCCTGGCGCGTCGTGGAGTCGCTGGGCAGCGGCGGCTTCGGCCACGTCTTCAAGGTCGAGCGCGATGGGGCCTTCTTCACGCTGAAGATGGCGGTGCGGCCGGCTCCCGACCTGCCGCAGGACACTCCAGAAAAGACCTTGGAGGAGCGGCAGGTGGATGGGCGCCTGCGCCATGAGGGCGCCATCCTCATGGCCAACGCCAGCCTGCCGGGCCTGCCTCACTTGCGCTCCGTGGACAGGTGGCCTCACCTCACCAAGGGCTACCTCTACATCGTCACCGACTTCGTGCTTGGTGAGTCCTTCCAGGAGTGGCGCGAGCGCATCCGGCCTACCGCTGCTCAGCTGGTGGATGTCGTCATCGCCGTGGTGCGCGTGGTGGCCGGGTTGCATGCCCATGGCGTTCTCATTCGCGACTTCAAGAGCGAGCACGTCATCGTCGACTCCGAAGACAGGCAGCCGGTGGTGGTGGACATGGGCAGTGCGTATTTGCCGGGAGCCTCCACCCTCACTGTGGGGCTGGCGCCGGGCACGCCCCACGCGCTGCCACCCGAGTGCATTGCCTTCATCCGTGAGGAGTCCTGGAAGCAGGGAGAGCGTTTCGCTGCGAACAAGGCGGGGGACCTGTACCAGTTGGGTGTCTTCCTCTACGAGGCCCTGACGGAGTGCTGGCCCTTCGATCCGCGGATGCCAGCGGCGGAGTTGCTGACCACCATCGAAACCACCATTCCCCGTGCCCCCCACCGCCTCAACCCGAAGGTCCCCGAGGCGCTGAGCCGCATTACCCTGAAGCTGCTCGAGAAACAGCCGGAGGATCGCTACGCGAGCGCCGAGGCCCTGCTCCAAGCCCTGTGGGATGCGGCCAAGGAGCGCTCCAGACCGGAGTGGAAGGCGCCATTGCGGCTGTCTGCCGACGGGCCTGCCCCCACTACCCAGGACGAGTTGGAGGAACGCCGCCTCCAGCAGCAGCACTTCGAGCGCAGGGCCCGGGAGGTGAAGCAGCAAAAGCAGGAGGAGCTCTCCCGCGAGCAGGCCCTGGAGCGGTACTCCGCCGCCTTCCAGGAACTAGAGGCGGTGGTGCTTGAAGCAGAGGAGAAAGCCGCCCTTCGCAAGAAGAGATGGCGGAGAATCGCCCTCGCGGCAGGCCTCCTTCTGCTTGGCCTTTGCCTCTTCGCCGCAGGGTGGGTGTGGCTCACTTCCGCCCCGACTTCCCACGCTGCATCCGAGAAAGGAAGCTCGCACGTGTCCACCCTCAGCAACTCCCGGCCTGTCAGGGTCGTTGCAGCTTGGCTATGCACCACCTTCAGCGTCAGTTGCACCGCAGCCCAGGTGCGGCCTCTGCCAGAGGACTGCCCCCAGGAAGCCGTCCAGCGCATGGAGGAGATGAGCCTCTTCAAGAACAACTACAGCGTCATTCTCGACATCAACCAACCCGGCAAGCAGCAGCAGGAGGGCATCTACCACCCAGGGTCCATCGTCAGCAGGGTGGTGAAGTACTCATGGACGGGCCCGCTTCCCGAGGGCACCCTCCTGTATGGGCAGCTCTGGACGGAGGGCCTCACGAAGGAGGGGCAGGAGGCTGTGCTGGGCCGCTACACTGAGGCGCTCCTGCCGGATGGGCGCCGTGTTCCCGTGTGCTTCATCCTGGGCGATGTGACGGGACTCACGATCAAGAATCCCGGCTCGAAGCCCGGCGAGGCCCGCCTGCCGCGAGAGTGGAGCGCTTGGGCCGTCCGGCGCTGGCCGTGA
- a CDS encoding DUF2381 family protein, protein MALPTTWPFLALSLLVASTAAAQPQPPARQRQDRRVALPATSAEPIPELYVAAGNLTTVAFNGPLDRESLVVDRTRFKWVDVGDSLLALQPFADLGSGERLIVKVGFKDRALPAQAVLAVVTDSTVVDGNVEMDRRANTPEALLAALTQKEAELEELNARYAGHGPAGLVLSEWLTDETRPIGLVVEASTADASGLEVQRGVGYEGKFSVMVAVRLRNLSSQKPWSLGHARITSATGAPVRLLSVQTKLQHLALGEEGLVVLETKVPPWSGKGCSVELVDADGQRRLSFKLMVK, encoded by the coding sequence TTGGCACTACCCACGACGTGGCCGTTCCTCGCGCTCTCGCTGCTGGTAGCGAGCACGGCCGCCGCCCAGCCCCAGCCACCAGCCCGGCAACGCCAGGATCGGCGTGTCGCGCTGCCCGCCACGTCAGCCGAGCCCATCCCCGAGCTGTACGTGGCCGCCGGCAACCTCACCACGGTGGCCTTCAACGGGCCCCTGGACAGGGAGAGCCTCGTGGTGGACCGCACCCGCTTCAAGTGGGTGGACGTCGGCGACAGCCTCCTCGCCCTGCAGCCCTTCGCGGACTTGGGCTCGGGCGAGCGCCTCATCGTGAAGGTCGGCTTCAAGGACAGGGCTTTGCCGGCGCAGGCCGTCCTTGCCGTCGTCACCGACTCCACGGTGGTGGATGGGAACGTGGAGATGGACCGGCGGGCGAACACCCCCGAGGCCCTGCTCGCGGCCCTCACGCAGAAGGAAGCGGAGTTAGAGGAACTCAATGCCCGGTACGCGGGCCATGGCCCCGCGGGGCTCGTCCTCTCCGAGTGGCTCACCGATGAAACGCGCCCGATTGGGCTCGTTGTCGAGGCATCTACGGCAGATGCCAGCGGGCTGGAGGTGCAACGGGGGGTTGGTTACGAGGGCAAGTTCTCAGTCATGGTCGCTGTCCGTCTGCGCAACCTTTCGAGCCAGAAGCCTTGGTCCTTGGGCCACGCGCGTATCACCAGCGCGACAGGGGCTCCTGTGAGACTGCTCTCCGTGCAGACGAAGCTGCAGCACCTGGCTCTGGGCGAAGAGGGGCTCGTGGTGCTGGAGACGAAGGTTCCTCCCTGGTCCGGCAAGGGATGCAGCGTGGAACTCGTGGATGCCGACGGTCAGCGGCGCCTCTCCTTCAAGTTGATGGTCAAATAG
- a CDS encoding AAA family ATPase: MNVLPPLPELIAQFLQRFIHQPAGQSLLSRYATDAAFVRVAFEDLCRRADAGEDVTERVLTKLLPHRDTPFNRQRGAWTAPWAVINREIKPWFQNVGWVPDEAAWRGIADNLLRLLRVLERAPQQAALEAFAASPLSRGFRSGFLSPALRCLRPDLYLVVNAKSRRAGHFCLALWGEPRELSVAIEHYLETNATLRSVLERLKPLGIQDSDHFDAFCHWLCDRKLGGYLARKKVEELEDGPPEDDAGGEPEEEVGAWVVRNMLSRRNLRSEVRRGRRSSWTATQRSSREWLQDAEPGDLIFLYQASPVREVLGLGRLVGEPASVGEETRFEIEFLTDVLAHPIPLSAIQAHSTLSGMMMASPRSGMVLPIRADELPPLARLVCDRNPEAREVLAPYLPPEATSPEPSSNKARGPRVLELAAWVDAWRRGSGYPDETDAREARQREAWAQLLSKEALATLTPEDFRPVYQLGVLGSAGSPAVLNRFFLEAGEEDLARFRATLREVLYGEGRVEQRLDRALDKGSAGFVKGLGEGVLMKCLSLLQPERFLGICLYEGDAGKARMMEMLGLPPLPGSLSVGTRAVRSNDALREALSPHLPAAEGLPATHAMRRFLSWLKARLDQQPPLQELAPAERFLHATSLRRERLEELCALLEHRRQLILYGPPGTGKTFIARELARYQAGSEERCERVQFHPAYAYEDFIEGLRPQVDPQAPGGLRYEYRPGLLKALAERAKASPTERFVLLIDEINRAALPRVFGELLYLLEYREEHVRLAGSGDFFELPANLYLIGTMNSADRSIAQIDVALRRRFHFVRMDPDVEVLRRNLLKWDVAPDVCDWVVHGLETVNARIDRSPGREFRIGHSFFMDKDLDAARVERIWRHDIAPMLEDCFYDAPQVVQELRALFDAARPGPVDMTE; encoded by the coding sequence GTGAATGTTCTTCCTCCTCTTCCCGAGCTGATTGCCCAGTTTCTCCAGCGCTTCATCCACCAGCCCGCCGGGCAGAGCCTGCTGTCGCGCTACGCCACGGATGCGGCCTTCGTGCGCGTCGCCTTCGAGGACCTCTGCCGCCGCGCGGACGCAGGCGAGGACGTCACCGAGCGGGTGCTGACGAAGCTGCTGCCCCACCGGGACACGCCCTTCAATCGCCAGCGCGGCGCGTGGACCGCGCCCTGGGCCGTCATCAACCGGGAGATAAAGCCCTGGTTCCAGAACGTGGGCTGGGTGCCGGACGAGGCCGCGTGGCGGGGCATCGCCGACAACCTCCTGCGCCTGCTGCGCGTGCTGGAGCGCGCCCCTCAGCAGGCCGCCCTGGAGGCCTTCGCCGCCTCGCCGCTCTCCAGGGGCTTCCGCTCGGGCTTCCTCAGCCCGGCGCTGCGCTGCCTGCGGCCGGACCTGTACCTCGTCGTCAACGCCAAGAGCCGCCGCGCCGGCCACTTCTGTCTCGCGCTGTGGGGCGAGCCCCGCGAGCTGAGCGTCGCCATCGAGCACTACCTGGAGACCAACGCCACCCTGCGCTCCGTGCTTGAGCGCCTCAAGCCCCTGGGCATCCAGGACAGCGACCACTTCGACGCGTTCTGCCACTGGCTCTGTGACCGGAAGCTGGGCGGTTACCTCGCCCGTAAGAAGGTGGAGGAGTTGGAGGACGGTCCCCCCGAGGATGATGCCGGAGGCGAGCCCGAGGAGGAGGTGGGCGCCTGGGTCGTTCGCAACATGCTCTCGCGGCGCAACCTTCGCTCGGAGGTGCGGCGCGGCCGGCGCAGCAGCTGGACGGCTACCCAGCGCAGCTCTCGCGAGTGGCTCCAGGACGCGGAGCCCGGTGACCTCATCTTTCTCTACCAGGCCAGTCCCGTGCGCGAGGTGCTGGGGCTCGGACGGCTCGTGGGCGAGCCCGCCTCGGTCGGCGAGGAGACGCGCTTCGAGATCGAGTTCCTCACCGATGTGCTCGCCCACCCGATTCCGCTCTCCGCCATCCAGGCACACTCCACGCTGTCGGGGATGATGATGGCCTCGCCGCGCAGCGGGATGGTGCTGCCCATCCGCGCGGATGAGCTGCCTCCTCTGGCCCGGCTCGTGTGCGACCGCAACCCCGAGGCCCGCGAGGTGCTCGCTCCGTACCTGCCTCCCGAGGCCACCTCGCCCGAGCCCTCTTCCAACAAGGCCCGAGGCCCGCGCGTTCTGGAGCTCGCCGCATGGGTAGATGCATGGCGGCGCGGCTCGGGCTACCCGGATGAGACGGACGCGCGCGAGGCGCGCCAGCGGGAGGCGTGGGCCCAGCTCCTCTCGAAGGAGGCGCTCGCCACGCTCACCCCGGAGGATTTCCGGCCCGTGTATCAGCTGGGCGTGCTCGGCTCGGCCGGCTCCCCGGCGGTGCTCAACCGCTTCTTCCTGGAGGCCGGCGAGGAGGACCTTGCCCGCTTCCGCGCCACACTGCGCGAGGTGCTGTACGGCGAGGGCCGCGTGGAGCAGCGGTTGGACCGTGCGCTGGACAAGGGCAGCGCTGGCTTCGTGAAGGGCCTGGGCGAGGGCGTCTTGATGAAGTGCCTCTCCCTGCTCCAGCCCGAGCGCTTCCTGGGCATCTGTCTGTATGAAGGAGACGCCGGCAAGGCCCGGATGATGGAGATGCTCGGGCTGCCGCCGCTGCCCGGCTCGCTCTCCGTGGGCACCCGGGCGGTGCGCTCCAACGATGCGCTGCGCGAGGCGCTCTCGCCCCACCTGCCCGCGGCGGAAGGGTTGCCCGCCACACACGCCATGCGGCGCTTCCTGTCCTGGCTCAAGGCTCGACTGGACCAACAGCCGCCGCTCCAGGAGTTGGCCCCCGCCGAGCGCTTCCTTCACGCCACCTCGCTGCGCCGCGAGCGGCTGGAGGAGCTGTGCGCCCTGCTGGAGCACCGCCGCCAGCTCATCCTCTATGGGCCTCCGGGCACGGGGAAGACGTTCATCGCCCGCGAGCTGGCGCGCTACCAAGCCGGCTCCGAGGAGCGCTGCGAGCGCGTGCAGTTCCACCCCGCCTACGCTTACGAGGACTTCATCGAGGGCCTGCGCCCTCAAGTGGACCCGCAGGCCCCGGGCGGGCTGCGCTACGAGTACCGCCCCGGCCTCCTCAAGGCGCTGGCGGAGCGCGCGAAGGCGTCGCCCACCGAGCGCTTCGTGCTGCTCATCGATGAGATCAACCGCGCCGCCCTGCCGCGCGTCTTCGGCGAGCTGCTCTACCTGCTGGAGTACCGCGAGGAGCACGTGCGGCTGGCCGGCTCGGGGGACTTCTTCGAGCTGCCGGCGAACCTCTACCTCATCGGCACCATGAACAGCGCGGACCGCTCCATCGCTCAAATCGATGTGGCGCTGCGCCGCCGCTTCCACTTCGTGCGCATGGACCCCGACGTCGAGGTGCTGCGGCGCAACCTGCTCAAGTGGGACGTAGCCCCCGATGTCTGCGACTGGGTCGTCCACGGACTGGAGACGGTGAACGCGCGCATCGATCGCTCGCCGGGCCGCGAGTTCCGCATCGGCCACTCTTTCTTCATGGACAAGGACCTGGACGCAGCCCGCGTCGAGCGCATCTGGCGCCACGACATCGCCCCCATGCTGGAGGACTGCTTCTACGACGCGCCACAAGTGGTGCAGGAGCTCCGGGCCCTGTTCGACGCAGCCCGGCCCGGCCCGGTGGACATGACGGAATGA
- a CDS encoding McrC family protein, which yields MTVWTLTEWEWAELPLSPADVLAAQGHLGSALAVEPSARGVRLRALGVAGMVALPGGVLHVRPKVPALHLLALLDYAAREVPWTEEVVGAAEADELLPLLGELFVRRVERLARGGWVHGYREQESLRPALRGRWLVGRDLARPPTHRHRLSCQFDEFTRDVAPNRVLLAALRELERSSAFGPQVTARARMLASTLEEVEPVADTRAAVRTLASDRRFAPYGPALGLARLILEGHGAQATPGPHPLASFILRLAPLFEAAVTRALAKVALARGLPCHAQRPLSLDTQGQLTVIPDVVLERGEARLVIDAKYKLPASGLPLADDFQQLVTYLACADAYRGALVLPALGAVPEETSLRLSPFGRRCEVRVVKVPLGGRAATVGLALESCAERLISWLPGLAPAARVTA from the coding sequence ATGACGGTGTGGACCCTCACCGAGTGGGAGTGGGCCGAGCTGCCCCTCTCCCCCGCGGACGTGCTGGCCGCCCAGGGACACCTGGGCTCGGCGCTCGCCGTGGAGCCCTCCGCCCGAGGCGTCCGCCTGCGCGCGCTGGGCGTGGCCGGCATGGTCGCGCTGCCCGGAGGCGTGCTGCACGTCCGGCCCAAGGTGCCAGCGCTTCACCTGCTGGCGCTGCTCGACTACGCCGCGCGCGAGGTGCCTTGGACCGAGGAGGTGGTCGGCGCGGCCGAGGCGGACGAGCTGCTCCCCCTGCTCGGCGAGCTCTTCGTTCGCCGCGTGGAGCGCCTGGCCCGGGGCGGCTGGGTCCACGGCTATCGCGAGCAGGAGTCCCTGCGGCCAGCGCTGCGCGGACGGTGGCTCGTGGGGAGGGACCTCGCCCGGCCGCCCACGCACCGCCACCGGCTCTCCTGCCAGTTCGATGAGTTCACCCGCGACGTGGCCCCCAACCGCGTCCTCCTCGCGGCGCTGCGCGAGCTGGAGCGCTCCAGCGCCTTCGGTCCCCAGGTGACCGCGCGGGCGAGGATGCTGGCCTCTACATTAGAAGAGGTGGAGCCGGTGGCCGACACGCGCGCGGCCGTGCGGACGCTGGCCTCGGATCGACGCTTCGCTCCCTACGGCCCGGCCCTCGGGCTCGCCCGTCTCATCCTCGAAGGCCACGGCGCGCAGGCCACTCCCGGCCCGCATCCGCTCGCCTCCTTCATCCTCCGGCTGGCGCCCTTGTTCGAGGCCGCCGTCACCCGCGCGCTGGCGAAGGTGGCGCTCGCCCGGGGCCTGCCGTGCCATGCCCAGCGCCCGCTCTCGCTGGACACCCAGGGCCAGCTCACCGTCATCCCCGACGTCGTCCTCGAGCGGGGCGAGGCGCGCCTCGTCATCGACGCCAAGTACAAGCTCCCCGCCTCGGGGCTGCCACTCGCGGACGACTTCCAGCAGCTCGTCACCTATCTGGCGTGCGCGGATGCGTACCGGGGTGCCCTCGTGCTGCCGGCGCTCGGCGCCGTTCCCGAGGAGACCTCCTTGCGACTGAGCCCCTTCGGACGCCGCTGCGAGGTGCGGGTGGTGAAGGTCCCCCTCGGAGGCCGCGCCGCCACGGTGGGCCTGGCGCTGGAGTCCTGCGCCGAGCGGCTCATCTCCTGGCTGCCGGGCCTTGCCCCGGCCGCCCGGGTCACTGCTTGA